AAAGATCCTTGTATTGCCGGAAAGGTCTGTGGACGGCATGCAACTCTCAAAACCCAATGAGTAGCCGGTGTTGGCTTCAGTGCTGGAAGTCTGTAATATCAGTCCATCATCTGCTGTTCCCCAAATATTATCAGCGCCGATTGGAGAAGCTTCATTGATAAAAAGTGGATCGATGGAATAGCTGTTAGCCAGTTCCGTTAGAGGCATACCTGCATCGTTGTATACATCATTGCTGGCTGTTGCCTTACACTTGTAGAAAATATTGTTTTGCAGTTTTGCATTTCCGCTACCACCTTCCAAACGGATAGCGCCGCCATTGCCCATGGTGGTATCGGCATAAAATGTATTGTTGACTACCGAGAAATTTCCAGCAAACAAACAGATAGCGCCACCGCCTACAGCGCTATTGTCTTTATTCCGGATGAACAGGTTATTCACGAGTGTGTCGCTACCCTCGGCAAGGCTCATGGCTGCGCCGGTATTGTTGGAACTGTTTCCACTGAACACAGAATTCTTTACCGACAAAACAGGATTGCTCTGATTGCGGATAGCGCCTCCATATTCTGCACTGTTGTTTGTAAAGGTGGAACCTGAAACCTGAATTGTGCCTCCTTCCTGGTAGATAGAACCTCCTGCCAGCGAAGCCGTATTGTTGTTGAACTGTGTGTTGTTGATGGTGGCAGTTGAATTGCCTGAGTTGGCGATAGCTCCACCTGCTTCCGCATTGTTCCCATCAAATCGCGAACCGGTGATCAGGTTTTGAGCATTGATATTATTGATAGCTGCACCCGTCAGTCCATTGTTGGCAATGAACTCGCAATTGGTGAACACAACACTGTTGTCATAATTCTGAATGGTGCCGCCAATACCTCCGCTGGTAATTTGGTTGTTATCGAAACGACAATTTTCAAAAACAGGATCGGTATCGATGGTATAAACAGCGGCTCCTTCTCTTCTTGTAAGGTTATTGGTAAAGACGCAATTGATGATCTTTATCTTTTTCGATTTTGCGTTATCCTGTAAAACCAGTGCGCCGCCATAGTTTTGCCACACATCAAAGTTGTTATACTTTTTGCGAAGGTCTCCTGTGGCGTTTCCATTCCGGAAAGTAAAGCCATCGATGATCACACTGTCTGCTGTGGCTGATAATCCGGCTACAACCATGATATGATAGCTGTTGTCTGTAGACAGATTTGGATTAACAATATTTCCATCGAGGTAAACCGGGTTGTTGGCGATATCTCTTACACCGCCACCGGCAGGATATCCGCCATACAATTTGATATTACCACGTAAGATGGTGAAGGCACTGTCGCGCGAAGCGCCGGCCTGCACACCGGACGGATAGTATGTTCCCTTTGCCACGTAGATGGACATGATAGGCTGGTTATTGCTCAATGCGCGCGACAATGTTTTATAAGCTGTAGACCAGGAACTGCCGTCGTTTGCATCATTACCATTGGTACTGTCTACATACAATTCGGAACCGATACTTGATTCATAAGCGCCGATATCGATCTGATGCCCAACAATCCTCGGATTGCCGGCGATATCGAATGAAGGGATGATATGTCCGATGCCAGTTGTATCACCTGCATTGGCTAATGAAGTGGTTCCTGTAATTACAAGTCCATCATCAAGAGTGCCCCAGGTATTGTCGGGACCTGCAGGCGATGCTTCGTTCTTAAAAACCGGGTTAACAGAAAAACTATTGTGGCTTTCTGTGTAGGGCATGGCGGCATCATTATATACTTCTGTGCCCGATGCGGCTTTGCATTTATAGAAAAGATTATTTCGCAGATTGCAACTTCCGCCGGTGCCTTCCAGCCTGATGGCCGCGCCACGACCATTAGTGGTATCAGCATAGAAAGTATTATTGGCGATGAAATAATTGCCGTTGTACAAACAAATAGCGCCGCCGCCTACTGTGCTGTTGTCTTTGTTTTGAATGAAAAGATTATTGATCAAAGTGTCTGCGGCACCACCTGCAAGACTCATCGCAGGCGCGGTATTGGTACTTTTATTTCGACTGAAGATGGCATTCTTTACAGTGAGTTGCGGATATCCTTCGTTCCTGATCACTCCTCCATATTGGGCAGCGTTTTCGCTGAACAGACCCTTGTCTATTGTTACACTTCCTGATTTGAAAGTGAGTACACCGCCTCCACGCGAAGCTTTATTACCGGAATAAGTTCCGCCATTGATAGTGATTGTTGAAGTAACCGAGTAAATAACGCCGCCATCAACTTCTGCATTATTCCCTGCAGCAGTGGCCTGATTAACGGAAATAGTAGATTCTTCAATATAAATAGCACCACCAGTTGCTGAGGTATTATTCAAAAACTTACAGTTATTGATATTACCGTTTGAACGCCTGACAAACATCCCTGCTCCAAACCTTGCATTGTTATTGCTGAACGTACTGTTTTTGATGGAGGCATTTTGGACCTGGAAAATTAAAAGAGAGCCTCCCTGTTGAGGAAAGGAATTATTTGAAAAGAGACAATTATCCACTTCTGCGCTCATCGAACTAAGGCTGGCAACACCACCGAGTTCAAATGTCTCGTTGTTCAGAAAACTACTGTTAAGTATTCTGGTCTCTCCTCCCCATCCCGCAAGCCCTGATTCTTTATAGCTTTTATTATCTGAAAAAATGCACTCGTTAAAAACGGAACTGCTATTGATGGCGCCCACACCGGCGCCACGTATCGCAGTGCCCGAACTGAATTTGCATTTATTGAAAATCACTGCCGCATTATTGGCATATACTCCGCCTCCGGTATTGGAAGAATTGTTTGTAAACTCACAATTGGTGACGGCAATGGGATTATCATGGTCGATAGAAAGCCGTTCTAAAAGCAGCCCGCCGCCAAAATGCCTGTAGAGTACCAGTTGACTGGAATAATACTTGCCATCGGGGTCCTCCAGATCGGATCCTTTACCATGGCGGAAAGTAAATCCATCGATCACCGTGCTGTCTTTGATGCCTTTGCTTCCTACCACTACCATGATGTGAAAGCTGTTACCGGCAGCATCACCAGCTGTACCGATATCGCCATCGAGATAGACTTTGTTGACTGTTGGATCGCGGACGCCTCCGCCCCTGGGGTAACCACCCAGCAGCCTGATGCCGGCGCGATAGATGGTGAAGGCAGAGTCGCGGTCAGTAGCTGACTGATCGCCGGTGGGGAAATAAGTGCCGCTGGCCACGTGAACCTGAACGGCTGAACTACCTGCATTCACGGCGGTGAGGGCATCGGATAGTTTGGTATAGGCATTGGTCCAGCTGCTGCCGTTGTTGGCGCCGGTTGCTCCACTGTCTACATACACATTTTGCTGGCTCTGTGCCTGGAAAGAAACCAGACAAATGGAAAAAGTTATCAATAAAAGGTACAGGCGATCCTTTACTGTAAATGTTTTGTTCATATACAGGTTGTTTGTTGGGTGTTTGATTTTTCTTGTAAAAGGGTGTTGGGGTGGAATGAAACAGTTGGGCGTTCCAGTTGACGATCCAGTTGGTGTATGCGATAATTATACACCAGCCAGATGGTAACCAGCAGCAGGAGAAAGAATAAGATCATGGCGATAAGCCACAGCAGTAGTTTTTTTCTTTCCGGCATAGCTTTATTTGTTGGGAAGCAAAGCTACCAGCCGGCTGATGGGAAAGGAAAATCAGCGCATTTCAAAAGCGTTACAGGAGCGTCACAAAAACGTTACAAGGCGGAATGGAGGCAGTTTTGAGACTAACGGGTCTGGTTATTCGGGGATTTATGGGTGGTTATCAGATGGAGTTCACCAGTTCTTCCAGGCTTCCTTCTTCCGGGAGGTCGAGTTTTTTTCTGAGCCTGTGCCAGGTGGTTCTGATGGCTTGCTGGGATACACCGAGGGTGGCGGCCATCTCTTTATTGGTGAATTGGAGTTTGGCGAGTGTCATGAAACGGATCTCGGCGGGGCTCAGTTCCGGGAGTTTCGTTTTTAATCTGCGGAGATAACCGCTATGCACTCTCTCGAAAAGATTCCTGAAACTATCCCATTCTTCTTCTGTGAGAATGGTGCTTTGTTGTAATTGGACGAAGAGTTCATTGTCCTGTTGTCCATTTTGTTCCTGGAGGAGATCGATCAGTTTGTTCTTTTCTGAAATATGTCTGGCGAATTCATTCAGCTGTCTGGTGGCGGAAGCGAGCTCTTCTTCAGCCCGACGAACCTGCTCTTCCTGTCTTTGTTGCTTTTTAACCTGCTGGCGATACCAGAACCAGGCGATCAATATCATCAGCAGCACCACTCCGATCAGGAGATTTCTTTCTATTTTATTCAGGAGACGTTTGTTCTCGATATCTTTTACGGTAGCGCGGTATTGGTCCTGTTCTGCTTTTTGGGCCGCGCGCATCATTTGAAGGGCGTTGAATTCGCGGGCAAGACTGTCTTTCACGATGATGGCGGAATCCAGGTAAGCATTCGATAATGGCAGTTTTCCTTCTGCCGCGTACATCTTGCTCATGAGCGGGAACAGGTAGCGGTAGCGCGAGTATTGGTTCGATCTCAAAACATATTCCCTGGCCTGTAGCGTTTGTTCCTTTGCTTTAGACAACTGGTTTTTCTTGAAATAGATATCAGCGAGCGTCATGGCGGAGCCGGAAGCGAGGCCCCAGTCCTGTTCTTTGATGGCGAGGACCACATCTTTTTCCAATAATGGAATGGCGGTATCGAAATCATTCCGGAGATAGTAACTGTAACCGAGATTGCCACTGGCGATACCTTCCCAGATATTGCCTGGATTGGACTTGATGAGTTCGCGGAAACAGAGGTCGGCGGAATCCAGTTGGTTAATGGCCTGATAGCTCATACCCATGGTATTTCTGGCCTGGTTGACATAGATCTTATTGAAAGGAGTTTCGGGCAGACTCAGGGCTTTCTTGAAATAGGTGATGGCTTCGCGATGTTCGGAGAAATGATAATAAGCGCGACCGATTTGGTAAAGATGGTCCAGTTTATCCGGGAATGTATCCGAGTTCATTTTTTCCAGCACCTGGTCAAGGAGGAGGAACTGCTCGAAGGCGAGCTCGTAGTTCTTGAGGTAGTTCCAGTAATAATAAGAAAGATGGCGGTGGCCGCGGGCTTCGTGTACCAATGAGCCTTTTGCTTTGGCATTTTCGATGAGTTGCTGGAAAAGGTTGATCACGCGGTTGCGGTCGCTGGCGTGGATGCTGAGGTAATAGGCGTGAACGAGTTCGGCTTCGAGAATGATCTCTTTGTCGTTGTGTTTTTCGCCGAAGGATTTGAGGCTGTCTATTTTTTTGAATACGGAGATGGAATCAGGGTTGAAGATGAGTCCGTCTATGAAGACCTTGATATCGCCTACCCGTTCGCGGTAGCTGCGGTTGAGCCAGGACTCGTATTGACCATTGGCGGAAAAGACAAACAGCCAGGTAATGGCAAAGAGGGAAGCTTTGATACAAAGGAAGCGGTTTGTTCTATTGGTCATACGGAGGCAGTGAGTTAGATCTGTGCCGGCAAAAATAATGGAATAAGGTGTGTTTGTGGAAAGATGGCTGAGGGATCATGAAGTGTTTATTCGATTTCTATATTGATCCTGGCAGTGGATATTGATAACTGGAAAAGAGAGTTGAACATTCACTGATTTGATCAAACGCAAATTTGTTATCATTTTCTGACCGGTATCTTTTATATGTATTTAGATATAAATTCCTCCATTTGAATATGATTATATCTAATTGCGTATAGTTGAGAGGAGCTTTTAGGCTTTTCAAAAGGACAGAAAACGAACTGAATACCCTGGCTTCTTTCTGAACCCCTACTTTATTGATAACTAGCAAGTTAATACATTTGTTCACTAATTTCGTTTGTTCACTTTTAATGAACAATGCTGGTTTATGTGAACAACTAAGCACAACTTTGTCCATTTGTTCACTATTTTCGGTTGTTCATTATAGATGGACAACAGCAACTTATGAATAAAGAATCCGAAATAATTGAGCAGGCCATCAATATTTTAAGAGACAGAACAGGGATAAAAGTTACCTGGCAAACTTATGGGAAGGCCGAGAACAGGGTATATGGGATCGTGTTTCAGGAACGCGTGATGCAGTTCATTGTCGAGTATAAGAAATACCTGACTGCTTACCAGGTTGATCAGATCATAAGAGCAAAGGATTTTCGATTTTCACTTTTAGTGGTGGCGGAACAAATTGCAGCTCCTGCCCGGGAGCTGTTAAGAAAGAAAGGAGTTGCCTACCTGGAAGCAAACGGAAACATCTTCATCAACACCAGCCAGGCGATCATCTTCCTGGATGGCAACAAACCGATCAGGGAAACAAAGCCTGTGACCAACCGGGCATTTACCAAAACAGGATTGAAAGCTGTCTTTCATCTTTTGAATAATCCGGATGCGATTGCGGGAACTTACCGGCAGTTGGCCCAGGAAACCGGAATTGCGCTGGGGAATATCAAATATATTATAGATGGATTGGCGGAAGCCGGGTATATCCTGCCTCTCAGCAAGCGGAAGGTAACGCTCAAAAATAAACGAGAATTATTGGAACGATGGGTTGCCGGTTACAGGGAAACCCTGAAACCTGACCTCTTCAAAGGCGCCTTTCGGATACAGGTAGACGAAAATCGTGATAATTGGCAGGACATAAACCTGAAAGACCTCAATATGGAATGGAGTGGCGAACCTGCCGGCGAACTCATGACCAATTACCTCCAGGCCAGGGTATGGACGCTCTACACGCCCGGTCTGAATGACCAACAGGCCAATGCCATCGGATTGGTGCCGGATAGAAAGGGAGATGTTCTTGTGTACAATAAGTTTTGGTCTGAAAAAAACAACAATAACACTACCGCTCCCCCGCTTCTTGTGTACGCCGACCTGCTAATAACAGATGATCCGCGTTGCATACAAACTGCCAACCTCATCTACGATCATCATATAAAACATCAGATCGAGTCTAATTGATACAGCCCGGAATCTTCTTATCCGGCGAAACCAACAGTAATCATCTGCCATGTTGCCAGCAATACCCATTGCTTTTTGCTTTTCTTCTGCAGGGAGTTCCTTTTTTGGTCATGGCTGCACAATAGTTTGTTTGCCAAAGCGCACCCATATTGTTTATGCCTCCAGGACTTGTGTTTGTGGCCTGCGTTAAGGAATCCATTTTTTTTTCGAGATGGGTGATGCGGTCATTCAGTTGTTTCAGCTCGTGAGCATTTGTATTTATATTATGACAGGAATACAAAAGAGAAACAAGAATCACCAGGAGTATATTGGAACGTCTGGCAGTTGCTCTTCAGTGGTTGATAGTTCGCTAACTTCTATTTCATTTCCGAGTGGCGGACGCACCAAATCCGGACTGTAATTAGAATTTACTAATTGGACTAAAACCCTGGGCGGATGGGGTGAAATGATCCTCGAAAATATCCTGGAACGCTCGGGCCTCGTAAAGGACCGGGAATACTTTATGGAGCATCAGTTGCATGATGAATGGGGAAATCCTATGCGCTCCGAAGGAGAAGATAAAAAGATGCGTCCGGATGCTGTGATCAAGTACCCCGATAACCGGCATGTGATCATCGATTCAAAAATTTCACTCAACGCTTTCACAAGAAGCATTGATGCGGCAGACGACGCGGAAAGAAACAAGGGGCTGAATGAGCATGTTACCTGTATCAAGAAACATATCCAGTCGCTCAGTGTAAAGGGATATGATGATTACAGTAAGAGTCTTGATTTTGTGATGATGTTCATTCCCAGCGAGCCTGCTTATATCGCGGCACTCCAGGCTGACCCGGAGCTCTGGAATTATGCTTATGATAAAAGGATCCTGTTACTGAGCCCTACCAATCTGATCACTTCCCTGAAACTGATCGTTGATCTATGGAAGCGGGAGTACCAGAATCAGAATGCAAACGAGATTGCAGAACGTGGGGCCAAATTGTATGATAAGTTCGTAGGATTTGTAGCGAACCTGGAAGATGTAGGCGATTATCTTACAAAAGCCCAAAACAAATACGGGGAGGCTTACAAAAAATTGACAACAGGAAATGACAACCTGGTTACACAGGCAACGAAATTGAAAAACCTGGGGTTAAAGACAAAGAATAGTTTGCCGGAAAAGTTGCTGACGATGAGCGAGGAGTAGATTTTCTCAAATAAATACGGGACAATTGTGATACAGATTATTCAAATCGAAGTTTGTCTACTAATCTATGAAAATAATGAGGACTCCAAATGTCAAGTACCGAATCATCCGGTATAAACCTTCTGATGTCTTCTTTTATTGCTTCCATAGAGACGGCGTCAATTCTATCATTAATAAGCTGGTCAACCTGACTCTTAGTAATTGTAGCTTCTTTCCAGTCGCCACTATCCTGTGCACGAAGCAAAAAGTGTTGAAGATTAAGTGGTATACCTTTTTTTACATACCATTCGAAGTCATACCAATCTCTTCCTTTTACCCGATTGCCCCATTTACGGAAAAGAAGGGCATGTAGT
This portion of the Pseudobacter ginsenosidimutans genome encodes:
- a CDS encoding tetratricopeptide repeat protein; amino-acid sequence: MTNRTNRFLCIKASLFAITWLFVFSANGQYESWLNRSYRERVGDIKVFIDGLIFNPDSISVFKKIDSLKSFGEKHNDKEIILEAELVHAYYLSIHASDRNRVINLFQQLIENAKAKGSLVHEARGHRHLSYYYWNYLKNYELAFEQFLLLDQVLEKMNSDTFPDKLDHLYQIGRAYYHFSEHREAITYFKKALSLPETPFNKIYVNQARNTMGMSYQAINQLDSADLCFRELIKSNPGNIWEGIASGNLGYSYYLRNDFDTAIPLLEKDVVLAIKEQDWGLASGSAMTLADIYFKKNQLSKAKEQTLQAREYVLRSNQYSRYRYLFPLMSKMYAAEGKLPLSNAYLDSAIIVKDSLAREFNALQMMRAAQKAEQDQYRATVKDIENKRLLNKIERNLLIGVVLLMILIAWFWYRQQVKKQQRQEEQVRRAEEELASATRQLNEFARHISEKNKLIDLLQEQNGQQDNELFVQLQQSTILTEEEWDSFRNLFERVHSGYLRRLKTKLPELSPAEIRFMTLAKLQFTNKEMAATLGVSQQAIRTTWHRLRKKLDLPEEGSLEELVNSI
- a CDS encoding DUF5763 domain-containing protein yields the protein MDSLTQATNTSPGGINNMGALWQTNYCAAMTKKGTPCRRKAKSNGYCWQHGR
- a CDS encoding DNA recombination protein RmuC; the encoded protein is MGGWGEMILENILERSGLVKDREYFMEHQLHDEWGNPMRSEGEDKKMRPDAVIKYPDNRHVIIDSKISLNAFTRSIDAADDAERNKGLNEHVTCIKKHIQSLSVKGYDDYSKSLDFVMMFIPSEPAYIAALQADPELWNYAYDKRILLLSPTNLITSLKLIVDLWKREYQNQNANEIAERGAKLYDKFVGFVANLEDVGDYLTKAQNKYGEAYKKLTTGNDNLVTQATKLKNLGLKTKNSLPEKLLTMSEE
- a CDS encoding type IV toxin-antitoxin system AbiEi family antitoxin, which gives rise to MNKESEIIEQAINILRDRTGIKVTWQTYGKAENRVYGIVFQERVMQFIVEYKKYLTAYQVDQIIRAKDFRFSLLVVAEQIAAPARELLRKKGVAYLEANGNIFINTSQAIIFLDGNKPIRETKPVTNRAFTKTGLKAVFHLLNNPDAIAGTYRQLAQETGIALGNIKYIIDGLAEAGYILPLSKRKVTLKNKRELLERWVAGYRETLKPDLFKGAFRIQVDENRDNWQDINLKDLNMEWSGEPAGELMTNYLQARVWTLYTPGLNDQQANAIGLVPDRKGDVLVYNKFWSEKNNNNTTAPPLLVYADLLITDDPRCIQTANLIYDHHIKHQIESN